Proteins encoded in a region of the Triticum dicoccoides isolate Atlit2015 ecotype Zavitan chromosome 3A, WEW_v2.0, whole genome shotgun sequence genome:
- the LOC119267379 gene encoding photosystem I P700 chlorophyll a apoprotein A2, which translates to MELRFPRFSQGLAQDPTTHRIWFGIATAHDFESHDDITEERLYQNIFASHFGQLAIIFLWTSGNLFHVAWQGNFESWIQDPLHVRPIAHAIWDPHFGQPAVEAFTRGGAAGPVNIAYSGVYQWWYTIGLRTNEDLYTGALFLLFLSTLSLIAGWLHLQPKWKPSLSWFKNAEFRLNHHLSGLFGVSSLAWTGHLVHVAIPASRGEYVRWNNFLDVLPYPQGLGPLLTGQWNLYAQNPDSSNHLFGTAQGAGTAILTLLGGFHPQTQSLWLTDMANHHLAIAFIFLIAGHMYRTNFGIGHSIKDLLEAHTPPGGRLGRGHKGLYDTINNSIHFQLGLALASLGVITSLVAQHMYSLPPYAFIAQDFTTQAALYTHHQYIAGFIMTGAFAHGAIFFIRDYNPEQNEDNALARMLDHKEAIISHLSWASLFLGFHTLGLYVHNDVMLAFGTPEKQILIEPIFAQWIQPAHGQTTYGFDILLSSTNGPAFNAGRSLWLPGWLNAVNENSNSLFLTIGPGDFLVHHAIALGLHTTTLILVKGALDARGSKLMPDKKDFGYSFPCDGPGRGGTCDISAWDAFYLVVFGMLNTIGWVTFYWHWKHITLWQGNVSQFNESSTYLMGWLRDYLWLNSSQLINGYNPFGMNSLSVWAWMFLFGHLVWATGFMFLISWRGYWQELIETLAWAHERTPLANLIRWRDKPVALSIVQARLVGLAHFSVGYIFTYAAFLIASTSGKFG; encoded by the coding sequence ATGGAATTAAGATTTCCCAGGTTTAGCCAAGGCTTAGCTCAGGACCCCACTACTCATCGTATTTGGTTTGGTATTGCTACCGCACATGATTTCGAAAGTCATGATGATATTACTGAAGAACGTCTTTATCAGAACATTTTTGCTTCTCACTTTGGGCAATTAGCAATAATCTTTCTATGGACGTCCGGAAATCTGTTTCATGTAGCTTGGCAAGGAAATTTTGAATCATGGATACAGGATCCTTTACACGTAAGACCTATTGCTCATGCGATTTGGGATCCTCATTTTGGTCAACCCGCTGTGGAAGCCTTTACTCGAGGAGGTGCTGCTGGTCCAGTGAATATTGCTTATTCTGGAGTTTATCAGTGGTGGTATACAATAGGATTACGCACCAATGAGGATCTTTATACTGGAGCTCTTTTTCTATTATTTCTTTCTACGCTGTCCTTAATAGCGGGTTGGTTACATCTACAACCCAAATGGAAACCAAGCCTTTCGTGGTTCAAAAACGCGGAATTTCGTCTCAATCATCATTTGTCAGGACTTTTCGGGGTAAGTTCTTTGGCTTGGACAGGACATTTAGTTCATGTTGCTATTCCCGCATCCAGGGGGGAGTACGTTCGATGGAATAATTTCTTAGATGTATTACCCTATCCCCAGGGGTTGGGACCCCTTTTGACGGGTCAATGGAATCTTTATGCCCAAAACCCTGATTCGAGTAATCATTTATTTGGTACCGCTCAAGGAGCCGGAACTGCCATTCTAACTCTTCTTGGGGGATTCCATCCACAAACACAAAGTTTGTGGCTGACCGATATGGCTAACCATCATTTAGCTATTGCATTTATTTTTCTCATTGCCGGTCACATGTATCGAACTAACTTCGGAATTGGGCACAGTATTAAAGATCTTTTAGAAGCGCATACTCCTCCGGGGGGTCGATTAGGGCGTGGGCATAAGGGCCTTTATGACACAATCAACAATTCGATTCATTTTCAGTTAGGTCTTGCTCTAGCTTCTTTAGGGGTTATTACTTCCTTAGTAGCTCAACATATGTACTCTTTACCTCCTTATGCATTCATAGCACAAGACTTTACTACTCAAGCTGCTTTATATACTCATCACCAATATATTGCAGGGTTCATCATGACAGGGGCTTTTGCTCATGGAGCTATTTTTTTCATTAGGGATTACAATCCGGAACAGAATGAGGATAATGCATTGGCAAGAATGTTAGACCATAAAGAAGCTATCATATCTCATTTAAGTTGGGCTAGCCTCTTTCTAGGATTCCATACCTTGGGCCTTTATGTTCATAACGACGTCATGCTTGCTTTTGGTACTCCAGAAAAACAAATCTTGATCGAACCTATATTTGCCCAATGGATACAACCTGCTCATGGCCAGACGACATATGGGTTCGATATACTCTTATCTTCAACGAATGGCCCCGCTTTCAATGCGGGTCGAAGCCTATGGTTGCCCGGATGGTTGAATGCTGTTAATGAGAATAGTAATTCGCTTTTCTTAACAATAGGACCTGGGGATTTCTTGGTTCATCATGCTATTGCTCTAGGTTTGCATACAACTACATTGATTTTAGTAAAGGGCGCTTTAGATGCACGCGGTTCCAAATTAATGCCGGATAAAAAGGATTTTGGATATAGTTTTCCTTGTGACGGCCCAGGGCGCGGCGGTACTTGTGATATTTCTGCTTGGGACGCATTTTATTTGGTAGTTTTCGGGATGTTAAATACCATTGGGTGGGTTACTTTTTATTGGCATTGGAAACATATCACATTATGGCAGGGCAACGTTTCACAATTTAATGAATCCTCCACTTATTTGATGGGATGGTTAAGAGATTACCTATGGTTAAACTCTTCACAACTTATCAATGGATATAATCCTTTTGGGATGAATAGTTTATCGGTATGGGCGTGGATGTTCTTATTTGGACATCTTGTTTGGGCTACTGGATTTATGTTCTTAATTTCCTGGCGGGGGTATTGGCAGGAATTAATTGAGACTTTAGCATGGGCTCATGAACGCACACCTTTAGCTAATTTAATTCGCTGGAGAGATAAGCCCGTGGCTCTTTCCATTGTGCAAGCAAGATTGGTTGGATTAGCTCACTTTTCCGTGGGTTATATATTCACTTATGCAGCTTTCTTGATTGCCTCAACATCAGGCAAGTTTGGTTAA
- the LOC119267382 gene encoding ATP synthase subunit a, chloroplastic-like, with the protein MCFLGILNIRLILQVAELRKRWLNQKNSFFEVQFLSEDNMNIIPCSIKTLKGLYDISGVEVGQHFYWQIGGFQIHAQVLITSWVVITILLGSVVIVVRNPQTIPTDGQNFFEYVLEFIRDLSKTQIGEEYGPWVPFIGTMFLFIFVSNRSGALLPWKIIELPHGELAAPTNDINTTVALALLTSAAYFYAGLSKKGLSYFEKYIKPTPILLPINILEDFTKPLSLSFRLFGNILADELVVVVLVSLVPLVIPIPVMFLGLFTSGIQALIFATLAAAYIGESMEGHH; encoded by the coding sequence ATGTGCTTTCTTGGTATCCTAAATATAAGATTAATACTTCAAGTTGCTGAGTTGAGAAAGAGATGGTTGAATCAAAAGAATTCCTTTTTTGAAGTTCAATTTTTATCAGAGGACAATATGAATATTATACCTTGTTCCATTAAAACACTCAAGGGGTTATACGATATATCGGGTGTAGAAGTAGGCCAACACTTCTATTGGCAAATAGGAGGTTTCCAAATTCATGCCCAAGTACTCATCACTTCTTGGGTCGTAATTACTATCTTGCTAGGTTCAGTTGTCATAGTTGTTCGGAATCCACAAACCATCCCAACCGACGGTCAGAATTTTTTTGAATATGTCCTTGAGTTTATTCGAGACTTGAGCAAAACTCAGATTGGAGAAGAATATGGTCCCTGGGTTCCCTTTATTGGAACTATgttcctttttatttttgtttcgaaTCGGTCGGGTGCTCTTTTACCTTGGAAAATTATAGAGTTACCCCATGGGGAATTAGCAGCGCCCACGAATGATATAAATACTACTGTTGCTTTAGCTTTACTCACGTCAGCGGCATATTTTTATGCTGGTCTTAGCAAAAAAGGATTGAGCTACTTCGAGAAATATATTAAACCAACTCCAATCCTTTTACCAATTAACATCCTAGAAGATTTCACAAAACCATTATCACTTAGCTTTCGACTTTTCGGGAATATATTGGCGGATGAATTAGTCGTTGTTGTTCTTGTTTCTTTAGTCCCCTTAGTAATCCCTATACCGGTCATGTTTCTTGGATTATTTACAAGCGGTATTCAAGCTCTTATTTTTGCAACATTAGCCGCAGCCTATATAGGTGAATCCATGGAGGGTCATCATTGA